A window from Exiguobacterium marinum DSM 16307 encodes these proteins:
- a CDS encoding YqzM family protein, translating to MQINSVRPPSENPFENDVQCKRNDAIDSAIGFIVPFGFFFTIFFIGVIIKFLSL from the coding sequence ATGCAAATTAACTCAGTTCGCCCACCGAGTGAAAACCCGTTTGAAAATGACGTTCAATGCAAACGTAACGACGCCATCGACTCTGCGATCGGCTTCATCGTCCCGTTTGGCTTTTTCTTTACGATTTTCTTCATCGGTGTCATCATCAAATTCTTAAGCCTATAA
- the holA gene encoding DNA polymerase III subunit delta, translating into MCVLNEPWLHNGKLASVYVLHGTEKYLLETWEREIVKAANPSGDQFDVMQLDLQETSLDTALDEAETVPFFSEYRTVIVKNAQFLTGTKEKQKQNVDRLAEYVVQPATYSVLVLIIESEKLDERKKIVKRLKERAIVLEAKKPSQAELMRYVNDALSREQQKMERATMERLLFLCQDDWGKLVRELEKLQLYAGPGAMIPIDIVNDLVPRTLEDNVFQLSELLVKRRADAALRLVRDLEKQGQELIGLLGLLARQYRNMYLAKQLTEAGYGEKQIASKIGAHPYTIKLATQASRGFSEAQLAQALTLIADADEAMKTGRGDKQIVFDTLVCKLALL; encoded by the coding sequence GTGTGTGTTTTGAATGAACCGTGGTTACATAATGGAAAACTGGCGAGCGTCTATGTTCTCCATGGCACCGAAAAATATTTGTTAGAGACGTGGGAACGTGAAATCGTGAAGGCAGCCAATCCATCCGGTGATCAATTTGATGTCATGCAATTAGATCTTCAAGAGACGTCACTCGATACGGCACTTGATGAAGCGGAGACGGTCCCTTTCTTTAGTGAATATCGCACGGTTATCGTGAAAAATGCCCAGTTCTTGACGGGTACGAAAGAGAAGCAAAAGCAAAATGTTGATCGGCTGGCGGAATATGTTGTGCAACCGGCGACCTACTCAGTTCTTGTCTTGATCATCGAGTCGGAAAAACTCGATGAACGGAAGAAAATCGTGAAGCGTCTGAAAGAACGTGCCATCGTATTAGAAGCGAAAAAGCCGAGCCAAGCTGAATTGATGCGATACGTGAACGATGCTTTGAGTCGTGAACAACAAAAAATGGAGCGCGCGACAATGGAGCGACTTTTATTTTTATGTCAGGATGACTGGGGAAAATTAGTCCGAGAATTAGAGAAGCTACAATTGTATGCAGGGCCAGGAGCCATGATTCCGATTGATATCGTGAATGATTTGGTGCCAAGAACGCTAGAGGATAACGTGTTTCAGTTATCGGAGCTTCTCGTCAAACGTCGTGCCGATGCAGCACTTCGGTTAGTACGTGACTTAGAGAAGCAAGGGCAAGAATTGATTGGACTTCTCGGTTTGTTGGCAAGACAATATCGAAACATGTACTTGGCGAAGCAGTTGACGGAAGCGGGGTACGGAGAGAAACAGATCGCATCAAAAATCGGTGCTCACCCGTACACCATCAAACTGGCGACACAAGCGAGCCGCGGCTTTTCTGAAGCGCAACTCGCCCAAGCCTTGACCTTGATCGCAGATGCGGACGAAGCGATGAAGACGGGTCGCGGCGACAAGCAAATCGTGTTCGATACGCTTGTTTGTAAGTTGGCTTTATTGTGA
- a CDS encoding GNAT family N-acetyltransferase: protein MGFKQVAIEDVIPLRHVVLRPGKGIEACYFEGDEASTTRHFAWVVEGHVQSVATVMTSPRQIDGESVPLQLRGMATDPCLAGQGIGSRFLHALHEELDDSWWCNAREVAVRFYERNGLVRIGEAFDIPGIGTHYVMVYKKTAGSG, encoded by the coding sequence ATGGGATTCAAACAAGTAGCCATTGAGGATGTGATTCCGCTTCGGCATGTTGTGCTCAGACCAGGTAAAGGGATTGAGGCTTGTTATTTTGAAGGGGATGAAGCTTCGACGACTCGACATTTTGCTTGGGTGGTCGAAGGGCATGTACAGTCTGTTGCGACTGTCATGACGTCACCGAGACAAATTGATGGCGAATCGGTGCCGCTCCAGCTTCGCGGAATGGCGACAGATCCGTGTCTGGCAGGGCAAGGCATTGGCTCTCGTTTTTTACACGCTTTGCATGAAGAGTTAGATGACTCATGGTGGTGTAACGCCCGTGAAGTGGCCGTTCGTTTCTATGAGCGGAACGGTCTTGTGCGAATCGGAGAGGCGTTCGACATCCCTGGAATCGGTACACATTACGTCATGGTGTACAAAAAAACAGCCGGCTCCGGATAG
- the rpsT gene encoding 30S ribosomal protein S20: protein MANIKSAIKRAKTSEKRRVANSHEKAAMRTAVKRVDALVLEGNKEAAQEAFVLATKKLDKAASKGLIHKNKAGRDKSRLAARIAAL, encoded by the coding sequence ATGGCAAACATCAAATCAGCAATCAAACGTGCAAAAACTTCTGAAAAGCGTCGTGTTGCAAACTCACATGAGAAAGCGGCAATGCGTACAGCAGTAAAACGTGTTGATGCTCTCGTACTCGAAGGAAACAAAGAAGCTGCTCAAGAAGCTTTCGTCCTCGCTACGAAGAAGCTCGACAAGGCTGCATCAAAAGGCCTTATCCACAAAAACAAAGCAGGTCGTGATAAATCACGCCTCGCAGCTCGTATCGCTGCTCTCTAA
- the lepA gene encoding translation elongation factor 4, with protein MNKQELENRQKKIRNFSIIAHIDHGKSTLADRILEKTGALTAREMKEQTLDAMDLERERGITIKLNAVKLNYTAKDGEEYILHLIDTPGHVDFTYEVSRSLAACEGAILVVDAAQGIEAQTLANVYLALDNDLEIIPVINKIDLPSADVERVRQEIEDVIGLDASDAVPTSAKAGIGIEEILEQIVELVPPPTGDPSEPLQALIFDSYYDAYRGVVASIRIVNGSVKVGDKVQMMATGKTFEVTDLGVSTPKPVSVKELNVGDVGTLSASIKTVGDVRVGDTITLAKNPSTEQLPGYRKMNPMVYCGLYPIDAANYNDLREALEKLQLSDAALEFEPETSQALGFGFRCGFLGMLHMEIIQERIEREFGIDLITTAPSVIYHVTTTSGEVIHVDNPSKMPEQQKVESIEEPYVKAAVMTPNDYVGAIMELCQKKRGTFIDMQYIDTTRVKITYEIPLSEIVYDFFDQLKSSTKGYASLDYELIGYRQSRLVKMDILLNNEVVDALSFIVHRDFAYERGKVIVEKLKALIPRMQFEVPVQAAVGTKIVARSTIKALRKNVLAKCYGGDISRKRKLLEKQKEGKKRMKMVGSVEVPQEAFMSVLSMDEE; from the coding sequence ATGAACAAACAAGAATTAGAGAATCGTCAGAAGAAGATTCGTAACTTTTCCATCATCGCGCACATCGATCATGGAAAGTCGACACTCGCTGACCGTATTCTTGAGAAAACTGGTGCACTCACAGCTCGTGAGATGAAAGAGCAGACACTCGACGCAATGGATTTAGAGCGCGAGCGAGGTATTACGATTAAACTGAACGCCGTCAAATTGAACTATACCGCAAAAGATGGAGAAGAGTATATCCTTCATTTGATTGACACGCCAGGACACGTCGACTTCACGTATGAAGTGTCACGTTCGCTTGCGGCATGTGAAGGTGCGATTCTCGTCGTCGATGCTGCACAAGGTATTGAAGCACAAACACTTGCGAACGTTTACCTAGCACTCGATAACGACCTTGAAATCATTCCGGTCATCAATAAAATCGACTTGCCATCAGCGGATGTGGAGCGCGTTCGTCAAGAAATTGAAGATGTTATCGGACTTGACGCGAGTGATGCCGTCCCGACTTCTGCAAAAGCAGGAATCGGAATCGAAGAAATCCTTGAACAAATCGTCGAACTTGTTCCACCTCCAACGGGTGACCCGTCAGAACCGTTACAAGCATTGATCTTCGACTCATACTATGATGCCTACCGTGGTGTTGTCGCTTCGATTCGAATCGTCAATGGCTCAGTCAAAGTAGGAGATAAAGTTCAAATGATGGCGACAGGGAAAACGTTCGAAGTGACTGACCTCGGTGTGTCGACGCCTAAGCCGGTCTCGGTCAAAGAATTGAATGTCGGTGATGTTGGTACGCTCTCAGCATCCATCAAAACGGTCGGGGATGTTCGGGTCGGAGATACGATTACACTGGCGAAGAACCCGTCAACCGAACAACTTCCTGGTTACCGTAAGATGAATCCGATGGTGTACTGCGGATTGTATCCGATCGATGCAGCCAACTACAACGACCTACGTGAGGCGCTCGAAAAGCTTCAACTTTCCGATGCGGCCCTCGAGTTTGAGCCTGAGACGTCACAAGCGCTCGGATTCGGTTTCCGTTGTGGGTTCCTCGGAATGCTCCACATGGAAATCATTCAGGAACGGATTGAGCGTGAATTTGGAATTGACTTGATTACGACGGCACCATCGGTTATCTATCACGTGACGACGACTTCAGGCGAAGTCATCCATGTCGATAACCCATCAAAAATGCCGGAACAACAAAAAGTTGAATCGATTGAAGAACCATACGTCAAGGCAGCGGTCATGACACCGAATGACTATGTTGGTGCCATCATGGAGCTTTGTCAGAAGAAACGCGGGACGTTCATCGATATGCAATACATCGATACGACACGTGTTAAAATCACTTATGAGATTCCACTTAGTGAAATCGTTTATGACTTCTTCGATCAGTTGAAATCTAGCACGAAAGGCTATGCGTCTCTCGATTATGAATTGATCGGCTATCGTCAATCGCGTCTCGTGAAGATGGACATCTTGCTCAATAACGAAGTTGTCGATGCCCTCAGCTTCATCGTTCACCGCGACTTCGCTTACGAGCGTGGGAAGGTCATCGTTGAGAAGCTCAAGGCACTTATCCCGCGGATGCAGTTCGAAGTTCCGGTTCAAGCTGCCGTCGGTACAAAAATCGTGGCCCGTTCTACGATTAAAGCCCTTCGTAAAAACGTTTTGGCTAAATGTTACGGAGGAGATATCTCGCGTAAGCGGAAACTCCTCGAGAAGCAAAAAGAAGGTAAGAAACGCATGAAGATGGTCGGGTCGGTCGAAGTCCCACAAGAAGCGTTCATGTCTGTACTTTCCATGGACGAAGAATGA
- the serC gene encoding 3-phosphoserine/phosphohydroxythreonine transaminase, whose amino-acid sequence MLPKEVMQEVQQHLLTFEHEGISIIETSHRSESFQQIVDSLEERLRRVMKIPENYAVLWLQGGATLQFSMIPMNLRKRNRFAYVDTGIWSKKAIKDARLFGQVDLLYPRIDETGEMSFDQSLVQEVDYLHVTLNNTIEGTRFTDIPETNVPLIADASSNILAEQIDVERFGIIYAGAQKNIGPAGLTVVIIRRDLIQSAELPSYLHYASHVDTLFNTPSTFSMYVAERVLKWIEDCGGVEAMERLNRKKSETLYTFLEQSNLFSSLVSGKRRSLTNVPFTTSDSESDRRFEQFARERGLHELGGHRSVGGLRASLYNAMPIEGVDRLVEVMKAFEEETYVSHQNI is encoded by the coding sequence ATGCTACCAAAAGAAGTGATGCAAGAGGTGCAACAACATCTACTGACGTTTGAGCACGAAGGAATTTCGATTATTGAAACGAGTCATCGCTCCGAGTCATTTCAACAAATAGTCGACTCGCTTGAAGAGAGACTCAGAAGAGTCATGAAAATTCCTGAGAATTATGCGGTCTTATGGCTTCAAGGTGGGGCGACCCTTCAGTTTTCAATGATTCCGATGAACTTGCGGAAGCGAAATCGATTTGCCTATGTCGATACAGGCATCTGGTCTAAAAAAGCGATTAAAGATGCTCGACTCTTCGGACAGGTCGATCTCCTCTATCCACGTATAGACGAAACGGGTGAGATGTCATTTGACCAAAGTCTGGTTCAAGAGGTGGATTATCTTCATGTGACACTCAATAATACGATTGAAGGAACCCGGTTCACCGACATTCCGGAAACGAACGTCCCGCTCATCGCAGATGCGTCATCCAATATTCTCGCCGAACAGATCGACGTCGAACGTTTTGGCATCATATATGCCGGAGCCCAGAAGAATATCGGACCTGCAGGACTGACGGTCGTTATTATACGTCGAGATTTGATTCAATCCGCTGAATTACCAAGCTATCTTCATTATGCGTCGCATGTCGATACGTTATTTAATACACCGTCGACGTTCAGTATGTATGTGGCCGAACGTGTGTTGAAGTGGATAGAGGACTGTGGAGGCGTTGAAGCGATGGAACGGTTGAACCGTAAAAAAAGCGAGACGCTCTATACGTTCCTTGAGCAATCGAATCTGTTTTCTTCTCTTGTGTCGGGGAAGCGTCGTTCGTTGACGAACGTCCCGTTCACGACAAGTGACAGTGAAAGTGATCGACGTTTCGAGCAATTTGCACGGGAACGTGGATTGCATGAACTGGGTGGGCACCGTTCCGTCGGTGGACTGCGCGCGAGTTTATATAACGCGATGCCAATCGAAGGTGTAGATCGCCTTGTCGAAGTCATGAAAGCTTTTGAGGAGGAGACGTATGTATCACATCAAAACATTTAA
- a CDS encoding phosphoglycerate dehydrogenase, with translation MYHIKTFNQIAAAGLKRFGSSEYVINASDQADAWVLRSHNVHDETIPPHLLAIARAGAGVNNLPLDRLAKQGIVAFHTPGANANAVKELVLASMVLSVRPILKGFTWVNEQVSESQSQLEEAMERQKRQFLGAELRGKKVGIIGLGAIGASLANDLLQLGVDVIGYDPHLSVDAAWNISKHVTRAKHLSEVLGAVDLLSIHMPLTEETRYSIDLSWFERMKPGMTVLNFARGELVKDDDLLKAFHHHVGLYVTDFPRHALIGHPQVMALPHLGASTRESEVNCAIQAAETLKLYLETGNIRSSANFPNVELPYTGKRRLGILHRNVPNMVGQITGELASHGVNIDNMVNRSRGEMAYTLIDLDNFEHEPLSIHALYEIKGVIRVREF, from the coding sequence ATGTATCACATCAAAACATTTAACCAAATCGCTGCTGCCGGTCTGAAGCGTTTTGGGTCGAGTGAGTATGTCATCAACGCATCAGATCAAGCAGATGCCTGGGTGTTGAGAAGTCATAATGTACACGATGAAACCATTCCACCTCACTTGCTTGCCATCGCAAGGGCCGGGGCAGGTGTGAACAATCTTCCACTCGACCGACTCGCAAAACAAGGCATCGTCGCTTTTCATACACCAGGAGCGAATGCGAATGCCGTGAAGGAACTCGTCCTTGCTAGCATGGTTCTCTCAGTACGTCCCATTCTTAAGGGATTTACTTGGGTGAACGAACAAGTATCAGAGTCGCAATCTCAATTAGAGGAAGCGATGGAACGACAAAAGCGACAGTTCCTCGGAGCAGAGTTGAGGGGGAAAAAAGTAGGCATCATCGGTCTCGGAGCTATCGGTGCGTCACTTGCCAACGATCTTCTCCAACTTGGGGTCGATGTCATCGGATATGATCCCCATCTCTCGGTCGATGCCGCTTGGAATATCTCAAAACATGTAACACGTGCCAAACATTTGAGTGAGGTGCTCGGAGCGGTCGACTTGTTATCGATTCATATGCCATTGACAGAGGAGACGCGGTACAGCATTGATTTAAGTTGGTTTGAACGGATGAAACCAGGCATGACCGTCTTAAACTTTGCGCGTGGTGAGCTCGTGAAAGATGATGATCTACTAAAGGCGTTTCATCACCATGTCGGATTGTATGTGACCGACTTCCCGCGTCATGCGCTCATCGGTCATCCGCAAGTGATGGCACTGCCTCATCTTGGCGCATCGACAAGGGAATCAGAAGTTAACTGTGCAATTCAAGCCGCCGAAACGCTAAAATTGTATCTTGAGACAGGGAACATTCGATCATCTGCCAATTTCCCGAACGTTGAACTTCCGTATACTGGAAAACGTCGCCTTGGAATTTTACACCGGAATGTCCCGAATATGGTCGGTCAAATCACAGGTGAGCTCGCATCACACGGAGTGAATATTGATAATATGGTCAATCGCAGCCGTGGGGAAATGGCATATACGTTAATCGATTTAGACAACTTCGAACATGAACCGTTATCGATTCACGCACTGTACGAAATCAAGGGCGTCATTCGCGTCCGAGAATTTTAA
- a CDS encoding DUF1015 domain-containing protein: MVVFKPFSPYMPKHPENVAADPYDVVSMEEAQAILSKNRDSFLAVDKPEALQSDLPLDEWGKLAREELERLYEHELTDHPNGFYVYRLTSEQHQQTGLVATFSVMDYEAGRIKIHEHTRETKERERIEHVQTTKAHTGPILLSHPSHAILKQILHGATEGPPLFSFTDERGVKHEGFMIPNRELARVMMIGATIPSVYIADGHHRAKAAAVVAGINKDDAQKNERSHFLGVLFPSDELMILPYHRLLSHIAPEEVEHMLEGLSFSYEVKPEDSLVLPKEHGVFGAAYRGKFYRITKRKEDAALDVAILQRDILTPYFNVADIRTDARVDFVGGNRSITELEQLVKSPDRLLLTCHETTMSQLMRVADDGGQMPPKSTWFEPKLKSGLFIHRFD, encoded by the coding sequence ATGGTCGTATTTAAACCGTTCAGCCCATACATGCCAAAACATCCAGAAAATGTCGCCGCAGACCCGTATGATGTCGTATCGATGGAAGAGGCACAAGCAATCCTTTCAAAAAACCGTGACTCATTTTTAGCTGTCGATAAGCCGGAAGCACTCCAGTCAGACCTTCCACTTGATGAATGGGGAAAACTTGCACGAGAAGAGTTAGAACGCTTGTATGAACACGAATTAACAGATCACCCAAACGGATTTTATGTGTATCGGCTGACATCAGAGCAGCATCAACAGACCGGGTTGGTCGCCACGTTTTCAGTGATGGACTACGAAGCGGGTCGAATCAAGATTCATGAACATACCCGTGAGACGAAGGAGCGGGAACGAATCGAGCATGTCCAGACGACAAAAGCACACACTGGACCAATTTTACTCAGCCATCCCTCTCACGCGATCCTGAAACAGATTTTACATGGTGCGACAGAGGGTCCCCCGCTCTTTTCATTTACGGATGAGCGTGGTGTAAAACACGAAGGCTTCATGATTCCGAACCGCGAACTTGCGCGAGTCATGATGATTGGAGCGACGATTCCGTCCGTCTATATTGCAGATGGACATCATCGTGCCAAAGCAGCGGCAGTCGTGGCGGGGATAAATAAAGACGATGCGCAAAAAAACGAGCGGTCGCATTTCTTGGGTGTGCTGTTTCCGAGCGATGAGTTGATGATTTTGCCTTATCATCGACTGTTGTCGCATATTGCCCCAGAAGAAGTAGAGCATATGCTAGAAGGACTGTCATTTTCTTACGAGGTGAAGCCCGAGGATAGCCTTGTCCTTCCAAAGGAACACGGAGTATTTGGAGCTGCATATCGAGGGAAATTTTACAGGATAACGAAACGAAAAGAGGATGCGGCTCTCGATGTCGCAATCTTACAGCGTGATATCCTCACTCCATATTTCAACGTCGCAGATATTCGTACTGATGCCAGAGTCGACTTCGTTGGGGGGAACCGATCGATAACAGAGCTGGAGCAATTGGTGAAGTCACCAGATCGCTTACTCCTTACGTGTCATGAAACGACGATGTCTCAGCTGATGCGTGTGGCTGATGACGGGGGACAGATGCCTCCAAAATCGACTTGGTTCGAACCGAAATTGAAGAGCGGTCTGTTCATTCACCGATTCGATTGA
- the hemW gene encoding radical SAM family heme chaperone HemW, which translates to MNEKRYKWNEKKGVAVLAKAVYLHIPFCEHICYYCDFNKVFLKNQPVEEYLDALEREMMLTLEAFPTERIDTIFIGGGTPTALNEAQMVRLMDMVRRHLLPLASDDLEYSVEANPNFVSAEKLDAMKAGGVNRLSFGVQTFDDGGLERIGRTHRAEDVFETVNEAAKRFENISIDLMFGLPEQTLEQIDRDLTLALQLPIQHVSSYSLILEPHTVFAIQDRKGKLRLPGEDVEVEMYLKVMETLERHGLKQYEISNYSLPDRESRHNQVYWRNEEYYGFGAGAHSYLNGTRRANIAPIPHYIKAEGIPVKRANELEEVEKMEEELFLGLRMRSGVSLQTFAEKYGRTLDDVFGHVIDDLVNKALIERTDSHIRLTASGLPLANEAFAAFIGEAKLDHATS; encoded by the coding sequence ATGAACGAAAAGCGTTATAAATGGAATGAGAAGAAAGGGGTGGCCGTATTGGCTAAAGCCGTATATCTTCACATTCCATTTTGTGAACATATTTGTTATTACTGTGATTTCAACAAGGTGTTTTTGAAAAACCAACCTGTTGAGGAATATTTAGATGCATTAGAACGAGAAATGATGTTAACACTTGAAGCGTTTCCGACAGAGCGAATCGATACGATTTTCATCGGAGGCGGGACACCGACCGCACTTAACGAAGCGCAGATGGTCCGGCTCATGGACATGGTCCGTCGACACCTGCTACCGCTCGCGTCGGATGACCTTGAATATTCGGTGGAAGCGAACCCGAATTTCGTAAGCGCGGAAAAACTTGATGCGATGAAAGCCGGGGGAGTCAATCGGCTTAGCTTCGGGGTGCAAACATTCGATGATGGTGGACTAGAACGAATCGGTCGAACACATCGGGCGGAAGATGTGTTTGAAACCGTGAACGAGGCGGCGAAACGCTTTGAGAATATCTCGATTGACCTCATGTTCGGCTTACCGGAACAGACGCTCGAGCAGATTGACCGCGATTTGACGTTAGCCCTTCAACTGCCGATTCAACATGTATCCTCTTATTCTTTGATTCTCGAGCCACATACCGTGTTTGCGATACAAGACCGAAAAGGCAAGCTCCGTTTACCGGGGGAAGACGTCGAAGTAGAGATGTATCTAAAGGTGATGGAGACGCTTGAGCGTCATGGGCTCAAGCAGTATGAGATTTCGAATTATAGTCTGCCTGATCGGGAGAGCCGTCACAACCAGGTCTATTGGCGAAACGAAGAGTACTACGGATTCGGTGCAGGCGCGCACAGCTACTTGAACGGGACGCGGCGTGCCAATATTGCCCCGATCCCTCACTATATTAAAGCAGAGGGAATCCCGGTGAAGCGGGCGAATGAGCTTGAAGAAGTGGAAAAAATGGAAGAAGAACTATTCCTTGGACTACGCATGCGCTCTGGAGTCTCGCTTCAGACGTTCGCCGAGAAATATGGTCGAACACTCGATGATGTGTTTGGTCACGTAATCGATGATTTAGTGAATAAAGCACTGATTGAGCGTACGGATTCACACATCCGTTTGACGGCGTCTGGTCTCCCGCTCGCCAATGAGGCATTCGCTGCCTTTATCGGGGAAGCGAAACTCGATCACGCCACTTCATAA
- a CDS encoding DUF1054 domain-containing protein has protein sequence MFTTKQFEVFKREGLDSRMSGIRSDIQPLFHRIYDEVGPELEADIGIPLYLHVAKHARRTVNPPKDTWMAICHDKRGYKKHPHLQVGLFDDRVFIWLAFIYEMPNKNAIAKRLQQIDIKSTFPDFHIAGDHMKKEAFLVEDTSNEDVQALLERFGNVKKADFLIGRQLPADASILQNEDAFLALVEDTFGRLTPLYRDLVL, from the coding sequence ATGTTTACAACAAAACAATTTGAAGTATTTAAGCGTGAAGGACTCGATTCGAGGATGTCAGGAATTCGTTCTGATATTCAACCGCTTTTCCACAGGATTTATGACGAGGTCGGGCCAGAGCTTGAGGCGGATATCGGTATCCCTCTTTATTTGCATGTCGCAAAACATGCGCGCAGGACTGTGAATCCACCAAAAGATACATGGATGGCAATCTGCCATGATAAGCGCGGCTACAAGAAGCATCCTCACCTACAAGTCGGCCTCTTCGACGATCGTGTGTTCATCTGGCTCGCGTTTATCTATGAGATGCCGAATAAAAACGCGATTGCGAAGCGATTACAGCAGATTGATATTAAATCAACTTTCCCCGATTTCCACATCGCGGGAGACCATATGAAAAAAGAGGCGTTCCTCGTTGAAGATACGTCAAATGAAGACGTTCAAGCATTACTAGAACGATTCGGAAACGTCAAAAAGGCTGATTTCTTAATCGGGCGACAACTACCGGCCGATGCATCGATTCTTCAAAATGAGGATGCATTTCTTGCGTTGGTCGAAGATACGTTCGGTCGACTCACACCGCTCTATCGCGACCTTGTCTTATAA
- the hrcA gene encoding heat-inducible transcriptional repressor HrcA: protein MLTDRQLLILRAIIDDYIQTAQPVGSRTLSKRDDLTFSSATIRNDMADLEDMGLIEKPHTSAGRIPSEVGYRYYVDHLVEKRIIDERETGRLEERLKQSSKESEILIRQAADLLSDLTSYTTVALGPNSQMERLARVDFMPLDERRGVVLIVTDQGHVEHRTVIFESRVAPEVIEETIRLLNDRLVGTSIGQLKVRIGEEVAKLQLAQRQQYENMMQLIQSTVGIQTPSSLYLGGKKNIFNQPEFQTIDTLRPFLEWIDEQERLTHWLESLPNREIYVSIGSENGIVALQNCSVITSDYTLDGKTFGTIAMIGPTRMDYRHGVQMMGQIIEALRRTKLDE from the coding sequence GTGCTGACAGATCGCCAATTGCTCATTCTTCGAGCAATTATTGACGATTACATTCAGACGGCTCAACCAGTCGGTTCACGTACATTGTCGAAACGAGACGACTTAACGTTTAGCTCAGCGACGATTCGGAACGATATGGCCGATTTGGAAGACATGGGGTTGATTGAAAAACCGCATACTTCTGCAGGTCGTATCCCGTCTGAAGTCGGATATCGATATTATGTGGACCATCTTGTTGAGAAGCGGATTATCGACGAGCGGGAGACTGGTCGTTTAGAAGAACGTTTAAAACAATCTTCAAAAGAGTCTGAGATTCTGATTCGCCAAGCTGCAGACCTCCTTTCTGATTTGACCAGTTACACAACGGTCGCCCTCGGTCCAAATAGCCAAATGGAGAGGTTGGCACGTGTGGACTTTATGCCATTAGATGAGCGACGAGGTGTCGTTCTCATTGTCACGGACCAAGGCCATGTCGAACATCGAACGGTCATATTTGAATCACGTGTAGCTCCTGAAGTCATCGAGGAAACGATTCGATTATTAAATGATCGTCTCGTCGGAACGTCGATTGGACAATTGAAAGTCCGAATCGGGGAAGAAGTTGCGAAATTGCAACTCGCTCAGCGACAACAATACGAAAATATGATGCAACTGATTCAATCAACCGTCGGTATTCAAACGCCGTCCTCGCTTTATCTCGGAGGCAAAAAGAATATCTTTAACCAGCCTGAATTCCAAACCATTGACACGTTACGACCGTTTCTGGAATGGATAGATGAGCAGGAACGGCTGACCCACTGGCTCGAATCGTTGCCAAATCGCGAGATTTATGTGAGCATTGGGAGCGAGAATGGAATTGTCGCCCTTCAGAATTGCAGTGTCATCACTTCGGATTACACACTCGACGGAAAAACATTCGGAACGATTGCTATGATCGGTCCGACTCGAATGGATTATCGTCATGGGGTCCAAATGATGGGGCAAATCATCGAAGCGTTGCGACGAACGAAACTAGATGAGTGA
- the grpE gene encoding nucleotide exchange factor GrpE has protein sequence MTADHQNGREQEDVLEEKSVDPTQTEENGSTESTEDEVLNAEIVEESSEGTDLQKEIEALKASELRIRADFDNFRRRTNEENAKRVKFASQSVIEKLIPLIDNFERALQVEATSEDAKQLQAGVDMVHRQLLDVLNVEQVEAIEAVGQPFDPNYHQAVMQEPSDKYESGIVTMELQKGYTMHGRVIRPSMVKVAE, from the coding sequence ATGACAGCAGATCATCAAAACGGGCGCGAGCAAGAAGACGTGCTTGAAGAAAAATCTGTAGACCCGACACAAACAGAAGAGAACGGGTCAACTGAATCAACGGAAGACGAGGTTTTAAATGCTGAGATTGTGGAAGAAAGTTCTGAGGGGACGGACTTACAAAAAGAAATCGAAGCGTTGAAAGCGAGCGAGCTCCGAATTCGCGCCGACTTTGACAACTTCCGTCGTCGGACGAACGAAGAGAACGCCAAGCGCGTCAAATTTGCTTCACAGTCTGTCATTGAAAAATTGATTCCGCTTATTGATAACTTTGAGCGAGCACTTCAAGTAGAGGCAACTTCAGAAGATGCGAAGCAACTTCAAGCGGGCGTTGACATGGTTCATCGTCAATTACTCGACGTCTTGAACGTTGAGCAAGTCGAAGCAATCGAGGCGGTCGGACAGCCGTTCGACCCAAACTACCATCAAGCAGTCATGCAAGAGCCTAGTGATAAGTACGAATCAGGCATCGTGACGATGGAGCTTCAAAAAGGATACACGATGCACGGTCGAGTTATTCGTCCGAGTATGGTAAAAGTTGCAGAATAA